A section of the Salvelinus fontinalis isolate EN_2023a chromosome 33, ASM2944872v1, whole genome shotgun sequence genome encodes:
- the LOC129831521 gene encoding coatomer subunit beta'-like translates to MVASLYNGSVCVWNHETQTQVKTFQVCDLPVRVAKFVARKHWGIAGAIRVFNYNTLERTHMFDAHSDYIRCIAVHPTLPYILSSSDDMLIKLWDWDRKWLCGQVFEGHTHYVMQIVINPKDNNQFSSASLDRTIKLWQLGSSTPNFTLEGHEKGVNCIDYYS, encoded by the exons ATGGTTGCCAGCCTGTACAATGGCAGTGTATGTGTCTGGAACCACGAGACACAG ACCCAGGTGAAGACATTCCAGGTGTGTGACCTGCCTGTCAGAGTGGCTAAGTTTGTGGCCAGGAAGCACTGGGGCATTGCTGGAGCG ATCCGCGTGTTTAACTACAACACTCTGGAGAGAACTCACATGTTTGATGCCCACTCTGATTACATCCGCTGCATCGCAGTCCACCCAACACTACCTTACATCCTTAGCAGCAGTG ATGACATGCTTATCAAGCTGTGGGACTGGGACAGGAAGTGgttgtgtggtcaggtgttcGAGGGCCACACCCACTATGTCATGCAGATCGTCATTAACCCTAAAGACAACAACCAGTTCTCCAGTGCCTCCCTGGACAGGACCATTaag TTGTGGCAGCTGGGTTCTTCCACCCCTAACTTCACTCTGGAGGGCCATGAGAAAGGAGTCAACTGTATCGACTATTACAGTTGA
- the LOC129831522 gene encoding retinol-binding protein 2-like, whose protein sequence is MPADFNGQWVMVTNENFEDIMNAIDIDFATRKIARHLTQTKVIVQNGDKFETKTLSTFRNYEVNFTVGEEFEEVTKGLDNRTIQTLVTWDGDKLVAVQKGEKANRGWMQWIEGDLLHLEIHVEDKICKQVFKKKP, encoded by the exons ATGCCTGCAGACTTCAATGGACAATGGGTGATGGTCACCAACGAGAACTTTGAGGATATCATGAATGCCATTG ATATTGACTTTGCCACCCGTAAGATCGCCCGTCACCTGACCCAGACCAAGGTGATCGTCCAGAATGGAGACAAGTTTGAGACCAAAACTTTGAGCACCTTCAGGAACTACGAGGTCAACTTCACCGTTGGGGAGGAGTTTGAGGAGGTCACTAAGGGACTGGACAACAGGACGATCCAG ACATTGGTTACCTGGGATGGAGACAAGTTGGTGGCTGTGCAGAAGGGAGAGAAGGCTAACCGTGGCTGGATGCAATGGATAGAAGGAGACCTGCTACACCTG GAGATCCACGTTGAAGACAAAATCTGCAAACAAGTATTCAAGAAGAAGCCCTGA